Proteins co-encoded in one Papaver somniferum cultivar HN1 chromosome 5, ASM357369v1, whole genome shotgun sequence genomic window:
- the LOC113281750 gene encoding phosphatidylinositol 3,4,5-trisphosphate 3-phosphatase and protein-tyrosine-phosphatase PTEN1-like → MLVGGYDLDMSYITDRILAMSFPSERMRAMYRNPLWQVKSVLDMRHPGHYKIYNLCVEESYDPSHFHGRVEMFPFDDNHVPPLHMVKLFCESVRSWLSADPQNIAVIHCMAGKGRTGLMVCCYLVYSGMSAEEALQLYAQRRTTNNEGVSIASQRRYVGYWSKIVNFPMGVDNRPPEVILPQPCSRELLRVRLYDTVNTDSVFFVLSELQQVSSQMYQPSVEVARNCCRPVKQGYQGSNRPRYYFSYIQNDEDKDPDAEKPHVVVQMDTESSVIYEKTCLDYHFEAPLLVSGDLRLIFYQKMFGGRLFYACFNTAFITSSLLQFSIGDLDKVGSKGQSICGSSFCVELLFAPANASSTEIEVDDYD, encoded by the exons ATGCTTGTTGGTGGCTATGATCTTGATATGTCATACATTACGGATCGTATATTAGCAATGTCATTCCCTTCAGAGCGGATGCGAGCTATGTATCGTAATCCTTTATGGCAAGTGAAGTCTGTTTTGGATATGAGGCATCCGGGGCACTATAAG ATATACAATTTGTGCGTGGAAGAAAGCTATGATCCATCACATTTTCATGGACGTGTAGAGATGTTCCCATTTGATGATAATCATGTTCCTCCTCTCCATATGGTGAAGCTCTTTTGTGAAAGTGTTCGGTCATGGTTATCTGCTGATCCACAGAACATTGCGGTTATACATTGCATG GCAGGAAAAGGGAGGACAGGCTTAATGGTTTGTTGTTACCTAGTATATAGTGGAATGTCAGCAGAGGAAGCCCTTCAACTATATGCACAAAGACGTACTACCAACAATGAAGGA GTGTCAATAGCCAGCCAGCGTCGTTATGTTGGGTACTGGTCTAAGATAGTTAACTTTCCTATGGGAGTTGACAACAGACCTCCTGAAGTGATCTTACCTCAACCGTGTAGCAGAGAATTGCTGCGAGTTAGGCTTTACGACACAGTTAACACTGACTCGGTTTTCTTTGTTCTGTCTGAGTTACAGCAG GTGTCCAGCCAAATGTATCAACCATCAGTGGAAGTTGCTAGGAACTGCTGCCGGCCAGTTAAGCAAGGATATCAAGGAAGTAATAGACCACGATACTATTTTTCATACATTCAAAATGATGAGGATAAGGATCCAGATGCAGAGAAACCCCATGTTGTGGTGCAGATGGACACAGAGAGTTCTGTTATATATGAGAAGACTTGCCTTGACTACCATTTTGAAGCACCCCTACTT GTCTCTGGAGATTTGCGACTTATCTTCTATCAGAAGATGTTTGGTGGACGACTCTTTTATGCTTGCTTCAATACAGCTTTTATTACAAGCAGCTTACTGCAG TTCTCCATCGGCGATCTTGATAAAGTAGGGAGCAAAGGCCAGTCAATATGTGGGTCATCCTTCTGTGTGGAATTGCTATTTGCTCCAGCCAATGCATCATCGACCGAGATCGAAGTTGATGATTATGACTGA
- the LOC113281751 gene encoding nodulin-related protein 1-like encodes MDFLNKFTSSDEEKKPTTTTGAATTHGEHKHPSSSELFASAKVVADAVTNKEKDKLDKERVADAAADLLDAAQTYGKLEETKGMGKYVQQAEDYLHNYKATTTTTTTTSHPTQPDTTTTTTHSTTVESSEPLGGGHHGKPEHEKSESGGGVGDYFKMAEGFLKK; translated from the coding sequence ATGGATTTCTTGAACAAGTTTACCTCTTCTGATGAAGAAAAGAAACCCACAACAACAACAGGCGCAGCAACAACCCATGGAGAGCATAAACACCCTTCATCATCAGAGCTTTTTGCAAGTGCTAAGGTTGTTGCTGATGCAGTAACGAACAAGGAAAAGGACAAGCTTGACAAAGAAAGAGttgctgatgctgctgctgatttGCTCGATGCAGCTCAGACTTATGGAAAATTGGAAGAAACTAAAGGAATGGGAAAGTATGTTCAACAAGCTGAGGATTATCTTCATAATTACAAAGCTACAACCACTACTACCACCACTACCAGTCATCCAACACAACCtgacaccaccactaccacaacTCATTCAACCACCGTTGAATCATCAGAACCATTAGGTGGGGGGCATCATGGTAAACCTGAACATGAGAAATCTGAGAGCGGTGGCGGTGTTGGAGATTATTTCAAGATGGCTGAAGGATTCTTGAAGAAATGA